The following proteins come from a genomic window of Miscanthus floridulus cultivar M001 chromosome 2, ASM1932011v1, whole genome shotgun sequence:
- the LOC136540163 gene encoding uncharacterized protein isoform X1: MAVNWELQGCCDHDQRIFIAAVGVSTVVILLLWRTFLLTPFKLITVFLHETSHALACKLTCGDVEGMQVHANEGGVTQTRGGIYWIILPAGYLGSSFWGMVFILASTNLLATRIAAGCFILALFIVLFVAENWFLRWLCLGFIVFIAVVWVIQEFTSFHILKYVILFIGVMNSLFSVYDIYDDLISRRVNTSDAEKFAEICPCPCNGFAWGVIWGFISFIFLCASIYIGLVILS; the protein is encoded by the exons ATGGCCGTCAACTGGGAGCTGCAGGGCTGCTGCGACCACGACCAGAGGATCTTCATCGCCGCCGTCGGCGTCTCcaccgtcgtcatcctcctc CTCTGGAGGACGTTCCTGCTCACGCCGTTCAAGCTCATCACCGTCTTCCTCCACGAGACCAGCCACGCGCTCGCCTGCAAGCTCACCTGCGGCGAT GTAGAAGGCATGCAGGTCCATGCGAATGAGGGCGGCGTTACTCAAACTCGGGGTGGCATATATTGGATAATCTTGCCCGCTGGAT ATCTGGGTTCATCATTTTGGGGAATGGTCTTCATACTTGCATCCACAAATCTCCTAGCAACAAGAATTGCAGCGGGTTGTTTCATACTTGCATTGTTTATTGTTCTTTTTGTTGCAGAAAAT TGGTTTCTTCGCTGGCTCTGCCTTG GATTCATTGTGTTCATTGCTGTTGTTTGGGTCATACAAGAATTTACATCTTTCCATATTCTGAAATATGTGATCTTATTCATAG GTGTGATGAACAGCTTATTTTCAGTTTATG ATATTTATGATGACTTGATATCCCGAAGAGTTAATACAAGTGATGCTGAGAAGTTTGCTGAAATCTGCCCTTGCCCTTGCAATGGTTTTGCATGGGGTGTTATATG GGGATTCATCTCGTTTATCTTTCTCTGCGCTTCAATATACATTGGACTGGTCATATTGTCTTGA
- the LOC136540163 gene encoding uncharacterized protein isoform X2, whose translation MNVNCLQQCALLGILGCSSTHLVEGMQVHANEGGVTQTRGGIYWIILPAGYLGSSFWGMVFILASTNLLATRIAAGCFILALFIVLFVAENWFLRWLCLGFIVFIAVVWVIQEFTSFHILKYVILFIGVMNSLFSVYDIYDDLISRRVNTSDAEKFAEICPCPCNGFAWGVIWGFISFIFLCASIYIGLVILS comes from the exons ATGAATGTCAACTGTCTGCAACAATGTGCACTCCTTGGCATTCTGGGATGCTCCTCCACCCACCTG GTAGAAGGCATGCAGGTCCATGCGAATGAGGGCGGCGTTACTCAAACTCGGGGTGGCATATATTGGATAATCTTGCCCGCTGGAT ATCTGGGTTCATCATTTTGGGGAATGGTCTTCATACTTGCATCCACAAATCTCCTAGCAACAAGAATTGCAGCGGGTTGTTTCATACTTGCATTGTTTATTGTTCTTTTTGTTGCAGAAAAT TGGTTTCTTCGCTGGCTCTGCCTTG GATTCATTGTGTTCATTGCTGTTGTTTGGGTCATACAAGAATTTACATCTTTCCATATTCTGAAATATGTGATCTTATTCATAG GTGTGATGAACAGCTTATTTTCAGTTTATG ATATTTATGATGACTTGATATCCCGAAGAGTTAATACAAGTGATGCTGAGAAGTTTGCTGAAATCTGCCCTTGCCCTTGCAATGGTTTTGCATGGGGTGTTATATG GGGATTCATCTCGTTTATCTTTCTCTGCGCTTCAATATACATTGGACTGGTCATATTGTCTTGA